A window of Apodemus sylvaticus chromosome 23, mApoSyl1.1, whole genome shotgun sequence genomic DNA:
CTCCCCGCACACCCACCTGCGAGCAGTCGCAGCATCTCCCGCTCCCTCCCAGTCCCTTCAAGCGAAGGCGCCTCCCGCCCCTCCCTCGCCTGAGCAACCCGGGGAGCTCCCCGCGTGTGCTCCGAGCTGGGTCCTTCCGAGCACCGCCAACAGCCGCCCCGCTGCTGGCGAATCTGGCTGTCCCTCGGATCGCACCTCCGAGACAAGACGCGCTCCGGGCTGGGCCGGGCGGCCGGAGGAGGAGCGCGCGCTGGCAAGGGCTTGCCAAGTTCCGGGCTGCTAGCGGCTGCCGCTATCGCAGACTGCTGAACGCTGGAGACAAAGTGCCCAACATTCGCAGGGGAGGGAGCTGGCACCCAGTGCCCCAAGGCTCTCTTCTCCGGTACTCCCAAGGCTCGAGGTCCATTAGAAGCAGGAAGCTAGGCCTCAAGGGAACCGGTGGCACCAAGTCACTGGTGGAGCCCTGCACATTAGACAGAGAATCCTTTCAAATGACTCGGGAGAGAAATTTAGAGCCAGTCTGGAACAGCAGGGAAAGCAGGTGGTACCGGGCGGGGCGTTGAGGTGCTACCTAGGTTTCTCTGGCATTGTTGATGCCACTCCTTGGGAGTTGTTTACACATCAGAGCCATTTGTTATCATCTATGAATAGGCGAGGCGATTTGTTAAACAATAGCAAAACTGGAAATAGAGGACACGTTCGGTTTTATCAAGTGACTTCCTGCAGGGATGTGTTGTTGTAGACAAGGGAAGCAGGCTGTTTATACCCGGAAACGTAACCACAACACAGAAAGATCCAATAAGCCGGCCATCCAACAGTTATAAGACAATGCACCTAGAAGTCGACGGGATTTACAGGGTATCTGTTCCACTCAATGGGAAGCAACAAACAGCTAGGCTTAAAAAAACTGCTCCCCGGCACAATGAATAGCTCTGACTGAGCGCATGGGAAAGTGGGTAAGCCTCTGTGTCTTGTGCCAACAGCCACCGCCCCCCCTCCTCTTCTGTTTGTCCTTTTCCAGCAGCAACTGGACACTCACAGCCCAGGGTAGCCAAGGAAGCTTGGGTGGCGGCAGTTCTTCTCATCAGAGCAGCAGGGAAGTTGGCATAAGGCCCCATATCTACCGCAGGTGTCTATCACCGTCTATGCAAAGGCAGCTAGCTAGCTTCCAGAGAGCTCTCAGACTCAGGGGAGCCTTCTGCCCCTGTAGGAGGGTGGTGGGGGAAgtaggggtgggtggtgggggtgggtggggattgGGGTaagggtggtggggggtgggagtggggagtagGGCACACCCAGGGCAGTAGCCTCTGCCTTGAGCTCCGGCTGCTAGAACATGGGCAGCTTAGCTCCCGGGACACTGAAGCAGGCTTGTGTTGTTTTCGTTTGGGTTCTAGATTCTAGGTAGTTGTGGGGATGGAGATCTAAGCGCTGTGCAGACTGAATATTAGGGGGAAGGAGTCAGGAGCCATTTCTGCAGGTGCGGCTGGGGAGGCCATCTTTGGAGGAAGAACAACACACCGCGGGATGCCCAGGTGTCCTGCGTGCCAGTGGAAATGGAGATGTCTGGAATCCACTGCTTCCTGCCTGTGTGCAGATGGCTTCCTAAGACTTCAGGTGTTCAGAAGTAACGGTGCGATTGGGCTGCAGGTCAGAAGCGGGGGCGGTAGGCAGTTTCAAAACTTTAAGAGATGACACATACTGTGTTGGGCACTTCTATTACCTTGTCCAGTCTACTGGGAAGGGGGGGGTGGCGCTTCCAGAGGCTCCAAATGCAATGAGACAGGACAAGACCACATGCCAGTCCAAAGGCAGCTGGGGCTATTACACTACTTCACTATTACAAGGAAGAGTCTGTTGGTTGGGGAACCCACATGAGTGAACCCCACCTCCATCTGGTAGAGAACTGGTGTGCTAAAAGCCCAGTGGTGCATCATCAGACTGACAGCTAGGTCCAGACGAGGTACTGGAATGTTCCGTGTCACCTGAGCAGCTTGCTCTAGCCCAGGAGCCTGCAACCTGTGAAGCTGCGAGCATCCCTGTCCCCTGAGAGTCAGGAGGATTGGAAGCCGGAAACCTGGGTCCAGGCATGGCCTCAGGGGACTGCGTTCCTGTACCTCCCGTGACGTGAGCTGCCTTAGCAGGAGTTTGCTCACTTCTGACTCTGGGAGCAGTGTCTACACATCAGCggcttgtctgtctgtccctcgGCCTCTtgtctatttctttccttctgcctctgtctgtctgtccctctccctctgcctcttgcaAGAAGTTAGGAAGAAACAGGGCacctgagaggaggcatgggatgggGCATCTACCTCTGACTCAGTCACCACACTGACTGTTAGGAAATCCGTTACACATTCCATTTGGTGGGAGTGTTTCACAGGCGATGGTTGGAACAAAGGAGGTCATCCCAAGGGAAGGTGATCAAAAGACTTTTCAAAGAGGAGATGTGTGGGgcctggcgagatggctcagaggataaagacacttgctgccaagcctgatgacctgagttcgatcctcaGAAGCCACACAATGAAAGAAAAGTGCTGGTTCTTGCAAGTTGTTCACAGAGCTCTATGGATGCACTGTTTCaggacacaaaacaaaacaaaacaagggttAACAAAGTTCCCCATATGTGGTAGTCTGACTGAAAATGTCCCCCCATATATTTGAGTACCCGGTTCTAGCTAATGGCCGTGTGAGGAGGATTtggaggtgtgatcttgttggaggatgctgggaactctgaggtttcaaaagactcacaTCACTTCCGAGTCGGCTTCCTGCCCCGGGTGTGGTCtgagatgtgaactctcagctgttcctgctgccacGCTCTGGTTCTGCCGATAGAGACCCAACTTTCTGGAATCTTCTAGAAACATAGGCTTTTGTTTTAGaagtcacagtgttttatcacaccaACAGAAAAGTAACCCATATACTCACTGAACTTACTATCCTGAGTTAATAGACAAAAAACACAAGTCAGCAATCccaatgtcttagggtttctattcctgcacaaacatcatgaccaagaagcaagttggggaggaaagggtttattcagcttacacttccacactgctgttcatcaccaaaggaagtcaggactggaactcaagcaggtcaggaagcaggagctgatgcagaggccatggagggatgtttcttattggtttgcttcccctggcttgctcagcctgctctcttatagaacccaagactaccagcccagggatgccaccacccacaaggggccctccttgCTTAagcactaattgaggaaatgccccacagttggatctcatggaggcctttcctcaactgaagctcctttctctgtgctaactccagcctgtgtcaagttgacacacagaaccagccagtacacccgaATAGATGTATTTGGCTCTGTCCGGGTTCTTTATCATCTCATCTTGTTTTCCAGACTTCAAACATAATAATATAGTAATTACCACAACCTTAAAGATAACTTTCAGAATGAGTGAAGTGATTACATCAGGGCCCCAATGCCAGGGCACGTACGTTTTGAGAGTTCCCACTGGCGGGGACTTTAGCCTGCCAGCTCTAACCCAGTTTTAAGCAGTCTCTCAAGTCATTACCCTGTGGGCTGGGTCTACACATCAGCGGGTTTAGATTCCCACGTCATCATCCTAAGGCCACTCTGCTGCCTCTGTAGACATCTTTATTCAAAATGAATCACTCTGCCCTGAGACCTGTACCAGTTTTGAGCCGCTACAGAGTATTGCTTTTCTGTGAACCACGCTGATCCTGGCACCGGAAGAACTCCAAGGCCTCAGTTCCTCCAAGTAGCCTCTGGTTCTTTCTCTCCCAGCTTCTGAAAGACCCCTTCCTTGGAACTGGCTCTACCCCGGCAGGACAGGACACAAGGTGAGCAGACACTACCTGGGTTTTAAAGTCTACTTGGAGATATTTTTCGAAGAGGACCCCTAATTCTGCTCTCTTCCCAGCAGCAAGTTGACATCCACGGAAGCAGAATCAGGTGACTCAAAGGAGTGGCACAGGAACATGCACAGCGCGGCTTGGCCCACCAGAATCCAGGCTGACTGGACAGGATAGGCACTTTAGACGGGCACGGCTCGggtagggagcatggcagtgACTGTTCTTCCCTGAGCCTAAAATGCAAGCTCTTTCCTTCACTACTGTGTGTGGAACTAAGACCTGCTTCTCTCAGCAGGTGCAGAGCAGCACAGCACCCGGCCCTGCCCTCAGGATAGAATGTCCCTCACCTCCTCAGGGTACTCAGAGCCAGTGTTCTTATCTGTCACCAAGGTGGCTCCAGGGTGGGCAGGTGACACCCTCAGTCGGCAGGTTTGAAGATTagtttttgtgtatatgagtgctttgtttacatgtatgcctggttgtcatgtgcatgtggagactCTGGAGGCCAGGAGGGGCTCATATCCCCTACAACTGGAACTAAAAGATGGTTGTACCCCGTGGGCGGTAGAAATTAAACTGGTTCTCTGGAGAAAATCAAGAGTTTAAGCAGAATCACCCCTCTAGCCACCTAGCACCCACGTGGAGCCTCACTGTGTACCCCTAGCTggtctccccagagctgggattaagtGTCCATGTCTGGCCCTTAACTTCTGAGAGCTGGGTCTCAGTCTCAGTAATGTAATTCTCACACAGGCAGAGGCTGCACCTGCACGGGCTGGAGCTGGGTCTCTCAGAGCTGAGCTACTTAATGTATTAAACAGTTGATCCAGAAAATGTTACATTTCCAAGAGTGGTTTATTTCAAAACTGTAGAGATACATATATTACTTTTTATTACACGTAATAAGTAATTTTAAGCTTGAAGTATATAAAGtttcacatttttaaagttaaaaaaatcctTTTGAAGTTGTAGAgcatttaaaaagtcaaataagctggacatatatatatattacaacaCAGGTTCATACCTTaaatattcacatttcaaaaGCTGTTTCTAAAGATTAAAAATGGAGTAAGAATTATTTACAGGTGGCAATGATTATGATCCCGTCGTCTTTGGGAGCAGAGGTTAGTGGACAGGGAGCACAGGGCTACGCGGGGAGCTTCGGGGTCCGTGGCAGGGGCGGGGGCTGCTGCTGTCTCTGGCATGACCCTGCAGCAGGCACAGCCTCAGTACTGTTTCCAAGCACACCTGGGTGGACTCGCCTTTCAGCTGATGAGGGAGGAGCAGCACTTGAGCACCGCGTCcctgagggaagagggaggacaTAGGCCATGAAGCAGCAGTGTGCAGGAGCACCAGCGAGGCCCACCACACACTCCCCAGCCACACACACAACTCCCCAGCAGGGCTGGACTCTGCAGCAGGGTCTCCACGGAACCAGGGCTCTGCTGAGAAACACTCAGAAGATCTGCAAGtgcttttgatgttttcttgctAATTTTTGAAATGGTAAAAGGAATAACCCcgattttaataaaaaatgaatctcAATAACATAATAATCTGGGAATTAAGTTTTTATAAGAATTAATGtttaggccgggcggtggtgacacacacctttaatcccagcacttgggacacagaggcaggcggatttctgagttcgaggccagcctggtctaaagagtgagttccaggatagccagggctacacagagaaaccctgtcttaaaaaaaaaagaaaagaaaagaaaagaaaagaaaaaaaaaaagatttaattttttttttttttaaacttgcaagccaggcaatggtggcgtacacctgtaatcccagcacttgggacgcagaggcaggtggatttctgagttcgaggccagcctggtctacagagtgagttccaggacagccaaggctatacagagaaaccctgtctcgaaaaaaacaaatccaaaaaacaaaaaacaaaaaaaaaccttgcatAGCCATGTAATGGTCACAACAGCCAAGCTATGGAATCAGCCTACACGTCCAACAGTGAGTGTGAATGGACGAAGACTATGTGTTGGttttcttaaacatttgttttgtgtatgtggatGCCTGCGGAGTCCAGAGAAGGCACACAGACCCCAGGAGCTGGGGCTAGACATGCAGACGGGTGAGCCACCTGACGGGGTGGTTTGTCTtcctgaagagcagccagcactcctgAGCCACCACTCCAGCCCCCACAATGGGGTTTAAGTTAGCCACAGAAAGAAGAGAATCCCACAGCCTGCAGGAGAGAGGGCTGACCTGACCTGGCGATGACCTGTCCTATTCGGCTTAAAGAATGACCTGAGAAGGACTCTCAGAGGTTGATGGGTCAGACTGGACTGTGGGCATGTTTGTGgggattgttttgattattaattgatatgggcgggctcagcccactgtggacaATGACAGTCCCCAGGAAGTACTCCCGAGCCTTACGGCCAAGTTGGCCACACCTAACTGACTTCCCAAGAAAGTCAGGAAGCAGTGATCCTCCACAGTTTACACGGCCCTGCCTTCTGTCAGTGATGGTCTGTGACCTGGGAATGTGAGCTAGATAAACCCATTACTGGGTGGCAAGCGTCACTTGTGTTCGCTCCCTGTGGAATCAGTTTGAGTCCTGGTTATTTACCAGTTGGGATCTGGCTAGAGAGAGACAGGACACCATGGTGGCAGAGTGCGAGCACAGCCGCTTGCTCTGTTGTCCAGGAAGCAGACAGTGAATCTCACTGCTGTATTCTAAACACTGCCTGAACGATGAGATAAACTCCATTCATTTGGCTTTCATGTTCCCCTCTAAGTGTCTAAACCATTACATAATgtgcttaaattaaaaaaactgcTGTTCAAAATACCCACTAATAAACTGCGAGACGCATTCTGCATGCTGCGTGCCGCACTCCGTCCAGAAGCCTGGACTTCTGGGCCGTGGTCACCTCCCAGAGCCCTGGCTTGGCTGTGACGGGACAGTGTCTCGCCCTCTGCCCCACGTGAGCCTCTGCATTCATCCCAGGCCTCCGTCCTGCAGTTCACcttgctttgcttttcttccttttatatgtTTGTCAGAAATAATCACTCACAGTAAGAGATGGAATAAAAACAATGTCTTCCACTGTTGACATCAGGTATATAATTCTGCTGTCCTTTAAATATATAAGGTGTCTCCAAATTCCACAGAGACAAAGCCTGACTTCACCAGAACTGTTTACTCCAACTCTATGAGGTTTAAGGTTGGAATGAACTCATGTTCTCTTCTACAGATAATGACCACGTTCCTCTAGGAAAGCAGAGACAGCAGCACGGCTGCACCGCTGCTGCCGAGGGTTTGGATGCCGGCCTCTCAGCCCCGCCCCCAACCGTGAAGAGCGAGCTTTCTGTACCTTGATTCCCTAACCCTAACTTCCCTTACTGCTTTCCAAAATAGTTTTTCTTGCTGGAGTCTCTGCTTCTTGGGTACTGATCAGAAAGATCCAGATTTCCTATCAAATCCCCTGTTAAGTGTTCATATAGCAAGGCAGATGCAAATGGTGCTCCGGCTGCTATGTGCAGCAAGACGGCCACTCACCTGAGGGCAGTTTATACCCTAAGCTTTTTAGTCATtcttaaaaataactttcttAAAGCAACAAAGTCAACAAAATTTACTAAAAAGCCTGCTGTAAATTTTGTTGTCTCATTATGTAGGCCTGACTGTCCTGGtgctcactatatagaccagataagccttgaactcacaaagttgtgctaccatgcccaccCATACAGAGCTTAATGTAAAAGTTTCTTAAACTCATGTCCAGGAGTACAATGGAATTCAGAGCTCACCTTGCATACGGGATGTAGGACAGACTGTACCTGCAAGAGAGAGTCCAGGATGTTGACACATTCTCCACACCAAGCCCTTCTCCCCACTGCCTACATCTACTGTGGCCACCTCAGCAGCAGGACACcggccagtggttctcaagctgtgACTCCATCCTGGGCAATAGCACTGATTAGGAACTTGTGAGATTCCGACCTTCCGGGACCTGCAGCTTCAAGTCACAAGACTGCCTCCTGAGCAGCGTGTAGACGCTGCTGGGCTGGGGATGGCCCAGgtcctctgtcactgagctacagGCACAGCCAATAGTGTGTTCAGTGACTTCCGTGACTGTGACACTGATGCTGAGGCCGCTGCAGAAGCTGCCCTCTTAGCTTTCCAGCCAAGCTAGCATTACTAAGTATGGGACAACTTTCTGGAGAAAAGCCACATTAAAGGAAAGCACAATGTAAGAGAGTAGCCTGTGTGATTTACCTAAATCCTCCACATGCCAGTCAAAGAGTCAAGCAGCCTTTCACAGTGAGTCTGACATGCATGGTGTGGTATCTGTCAGTGGACAGGTAGAAACAGCCAGAGGAGAAGTTGAGCCCAGCTGGGTGACAGGCAATGGGaaagacacaaaacaacaaaactgagAGAGGCAAGGAAAATCTGCTCTGTAGTCTGATGGCAGCAGGGTGGGGAGTGGAGACAGAGTGAGTCACACAGGGCTGAGAGGAGGACATAGCACTGGAAAGAAGGCACAGCACCGGTCAGTGGAACGCCTGGGGCACTTGACACCTGTGGGCACCCTGTGAGCTTCCTCCTGTGAGAATTCAGGTGGCTTTGCCTGCATTTCTGATCAATTCTCTTCCCACAGTAGCCTGCTGATGCCACAGCTCTCCAGAAGTACCAGGAGGCACCCTGTTCAGAATGGGCCTCACTCCATCTGACTTTGCAGGGTCTGGACCACAGGCATAGGCCTCTACCATCCTTTTTAGGGCTCTCTAGAATCTAAGTGATGCTTCTACCATCCTAGAAGTTTTCATTCTGTAGCTGGTGTAGAAGAGACTTACCAGGTCATCGACAGGAACTGCAGTATGCAGAAGAGTAAGGCCAGCCCCTTCTTCTTCCACTGGCAATAGACAACACATTTAGGTTTTAAATCATAGCATTATAAATCAGGTTCAATTCTTTGCTTTAAAATGGATAtcctgccgggtggtggtggcgcacgcctgtaatcccagcactctgggaggcagaggcaggtggatttctgagttcgaggccagcctggtctacagagtgagttccaggacagccagggctacacagagaaaccctgtctcgaaaaagccaaaaaaacaaaacaaaacaaaataaaatggatatcctgcttgtttattcatttttatccCTATTTTAAAACTTTACCTAGTTTTAGCCCATGAAGTACATTTCCTTCCCAATGCCATCTCTATTATCTTACATACTATAAAATACACAGCATGAGTGACTGTTATAGTTATGCAAAGGCTGGGACAGAACTCTCAAGGTCACAGCTTCATGTAACCCTGATGCTACAACATGATCTAACCTTTCCTAGaatcagcattttttttaaagatttatttatttattatatgtaagtaagtacactgtagctgtcttcagacacaccagaagaaggcatcagatttcattatagatggttgtgagccaccatgtgggtgctgggaattgaactcaggacctctagaagagctgtcagtgctcttaaccgctgagccatctctccagccctagaatcAGCATTTAAAACCCGTAAAACTCCAGAGAATTACTTGCCCTTCCTGCCCCTTCTCAAGACTTTGTTCTTGAAGATGTTTTGCCAtacagcccagactggccttgaacctacagcaatcctcctgcctcaaccttccatGTACTGGGATTATAGCATATACTATCCTGCCTGGCTTCTTGAAGTTTCgcttttgcttcttttctgtgacagggtttctctgtgtagccctggctgtcatggactCACTTTGgcatcaaactcacaaagatcctcctgcctctgcctcctcagtgctgggattaaagccatgtgcaaCCATTACCCAgagagatgtttttgtttttgtttgtttgtttgtttttaaaaggacaaTTATATGACTGCAGTTTTCTGGGATAATATAAAGTTCCCACAATGCTCTAAGACAACTGACTTGAGAATTCCTAATATTTTGGGGGAAGAGGGTGGGCAGGTGCTGAGGATCAAAACCAGGATTTGTCTCCAGCTGGACAAATGCTCTCTACCCCAGAGCTACATGCCTAGCCCTGCCCTTAAAGGAGAGGAGACAAGATGGATTAGTGGTAAAAAGCAATTgtttgccaagcctgacaaccttaCCCACaccgtggaaggagagaactggctcttgtaagttgtcctctgacttctatatgTGCATCATGGCATATGACGCCCTTAGCTGACCTGGAAGttactatgtagagcaggctgacctcaaactcaagagcgctgtctgtctctgcctctaggcTGCTGATTGCTGCTATCACCACAACAAGTGGTCTGGTGGATTCTTTCTAATCTTATTTGTTGACCTGCTTGTTCTCTGGACGGCCTTCTCTGGGAGCTCTTCCCACTGTTGCTtccccaaagcacacagagtCTGCATCAGGCAAAGCAGAGGACACAGGCCCAGCCTAGGATGCTGTCAGAGCAGCAGGCAGTCTCAGCAAGAGTATGCTCACAGGACCTATGCTTAACAACAACCTCTGTAGTTACAGACAGCAGACGCCCCTTACATCTGTTTCAGGGACGCGGACTCTTGAGGGCTTCAGGAAGCTGGCCTGTTCTGTTCTAGGACAATGGTGGAGCGGGGACAGTGAGCAGACAGCCAGCATGGCTGATATAACTTACCCACAGAGCAGCACACAAGGTAAATACCAGGCACAGCTATAGGAAGGAAAGAGTTCATGAGAAACCTAGGTTTTCAAGGGCCCAACAAAAATGCACAAATGTCTGCATTCATCTGCTTGGATAACATGCaacagaataaacaaataaatgggaCTGTGGCCTCTGCTGCCACCTTAAAGCCTACAGAAGCAGCACGTCTGCCCAGCAGACGGAAGCCCTAAATAATGTGCTGGCCAAGCAAAGGGAAGACTGGAAAGTAAAGTGTAGAGAAAAAGTGGCTACTCCTGGGTCTTGTGGATGCTCACGACAGTGCTGGCAGATGTGCCCCACACAGGAGCTTGCTGCACACCCACGTCACCTAGACAGGCCAGGGAGAATGGAGTGGGAGCCTAAGCTGGGGGGATCTGACgtgaccccccaccccctgttttCAGGGTTTGCTGAAAGGCCTGTCTAGGGCTCACTCAGCCTTCCTCTCTCTGACCAGAAAGCACTTGCACACTGCTTCATCTGTACTGAGGCCACCGTTGCCTCTGCCATTTCTGTGAGGCAGAATCCGTGTGCAGCAACTTAACTCAGGCTCAACATTTTCCTGCACACTGCAGGACTCAACAACCAGCACTGAGTGACAGCCACAGTACTTCAGAGCACTAAGTGACAGTGACAGCTGCAATAAGAGCCTGTCACATGAAGGGACTCAACTTAGAGCACTGCTGAGAAGACAGCAGAAAGAAACCACACAAGTTACAATCCCAACTCTCCCTGAGAAGATTTATATGTTCGCAAGTACTGCACCTTCTCCCCCTGAGGAACAGACATCCCAACATGTGTAGGgcttaaaaatgaaatatggcCACTGATTTTCCTAACTAATCCATCTATACAATGTGCATACAGCAGGAAGCATGTTCCAACTAGCTGATCATATTAGACAATGTTCTACAAGCCAAACTCTTTACCATTCTGTtacttcacacacatatacactttctCACAGCAATAATGCAGAAAAGACATTAATAAGTTTATAAAATTAACATTATTTACTTACAAGCATAATAATTGTTGCAAGCAATCTTGTTGTTTCaaacattttcttcagttgtTTCATAGGTCCCATTAAAAAGCATGTACTATTTGAAACAAGGTAAAAGATGGCTCTAGTTATTAATTTGTCTGGCTATGCAGACATAAAACTGCTATAAAATAAGCTGTGTGGGCTGCTTTAGTTCTCGCTTTACTTGTCTGTGGATCCATTGTCTTTGCTGCTGTTGGGGACAACGCCTAGGTAGGCCTGCACACCTCGCCCGTCTGTGCCAGGAACTTCTCCCCTAACTTggctgttgttcttcctttgagacagggtctttctatgtagcccaggcaggtcataaagtcacaatcctcctgcctcaccttctgAGTACTGGGCAGTTACTTTCATTCTGTTGTCATTTTGACATCCGGGCCTGCtactagcccaggctggcctagacttTGCGACAGTTCTGTTTTCTCCTCCAGAAAACAGGTATTACATGCATGTCCACCATGCTTGGTTTCCCCTTACCTTTGAAAGGACACTTCAAGTCATGCTATGGCCTTAGCATGATATTGGTGTGATGGCATGAGGGTGAAGAGGCCACAGACTACCTCCCATGCCCACCCAGCCATGGGTGGAAGCAAGGCCCGGAGGTGACCCTCCAAACATGGGCGTGCATGCAAACCCCCAGGGATGCGGGATGCAGCTCTGGGCAGACTCCCAGCCTGCAGAAACATCACAGGATCACAAGTGGCCTGGATGCTCTGCTCATCCCCACAGCGACGATCTCTCAGAAGACACGCGGCAGCTCCAGTCCCTGCCGCTCACTCACCAGCCTCAGTGCTCTGCACTGCACCGACACTGTCACAGCTGTTCCCAGCTTCCTGTGTGAGCTTCCTCACAAAACCTCCACTCCACAAGAGCCAGGACTGAAGGGTGGCACCTACACAGCTGGGGTCTGGAGCAGACCCCAGGCTGGACCTAGCCTCTGTGCTCCCCAAACGCACTGCTAACCACTCACTATCCCCGGAACTCAGGCACACAATAGCAGTATTACAGAATGAACATAAATTTTGCTGCAAAACTGACATTATAAACAATCAACAGAAACATGCTACTTACAAAGACTTATTAGAAAGAAAATCTGGTACCAACAGCAAACAAGGCATTTTAAGAAGCCAAAGTATACACACACCTGGCCAATGCAGCAAGGTTTCCAAGGGTGTAAAATACTGCAAAGAGCTTGATGCCATTGGGAAGCCATAGCAAGCCAGTTCCCTAAAGGAGAATTTATAGTTAGATAGATAACAACATGATCTTCAGAGCCCAGAATTAGAAAGTTCTACTACAGTGGTTGATACTAAGTACTATACAATAATACATAAATTCAACTATGGTAATATAGTTTCCTGTATCAGGGTATACAAATGTGCTCTAGCAGAACTGTCTCCACACTTGTCTGAAACTAAGTATTCATTTGAGTGCCAAGTTAAAACAGGCTTACTAAAACACATCTACATCATTGATTGTCTAGTTTTCAAGAAAAATTGGTGCTCCAAatacaattttaacattttctctaAATTACCATAACattaatttctgtttatttttaatcagtCCCTACACATTTATTTATGGTCACTGCATTCCATCAAAATAATCTAACATTTAGATAAAGCAGGCTATTCTGTTGGTTCTAAATTAAATTATTCGTTTAGAAcaatataagattaaaaaaaacaatgtctTAACTCacaaggattgaaaagaaaatgccAGCAACAAAGCATATGACAAACCACTTCAGCCTGGTGTTGAAACTCAGGGAGGAGGCATCCAGGACCTTAGGAAAGAGGGACGGTACAGAAAGTTAGGTCGGCATGTATCAATCTGATTCCACTACATTAAGCAAGcttctttgtcttttgagacaaggattctctacgtatctctggctgtcctagaactcactatgtagatcaggctggccttgaactcctagagatatgcctgtctctgcctcccaagtgcagggagtaagggtgtgtaccaccatgcctggcagca
This region includes:
- the Sft2d1 gene encoding vesicle transport protein SFT2A: MEKLRRVLSGQDDEEQGLRAQVLDASSLSFNTRLKWFVICFVAGIFFSILGTGLLWLPNGIKLFAVFYTLGNLAALASTCFLMGPMKQLKKMFETTRLLATIIMLLCLVFTLCAALWWKKKGLALLFCILQFLSMTWYSLSYIPYARDAVLKCCSSLIS